The sequence GCTGCCGGCGATGAGGATGGTGAGGGCGGCGAGCGCGCGCCGTGTGGGTCTGGACATGTGGGCCTCCTGGCGGAGAGAACCGGTGGAAGTCCCAGCGCTGGGTCTGCTGGGGACGTCCGGTTCGCCGGGGAGTTGCCCTGACGTCCGTTATCGTTACCCGGCTGCTCCGACCGGGTCAGCCGCGGAGATCCCGGGGCTTGAACCACTTCGGGCGGTGACCGGCTTTCGCGCAGGCGGCGAGAAGACGGGTGAAGGCCGCCGCGACGGGGGTGAAGTCGAGGTCTTGCCGGACGACCGGCCGCCCGGCCGCCACGTCGACGAAGGCCTGGGAGAGCGCGAGGGCGTCCCGGCGCAAGGCGAGCACGAGGCTGCTCAGGCTGGGGGTCGCGCTGCCGATGACGTCGTCGGCAGCCCCCGACCCCCCGATGCCGGCGAGGTCCACCAGCCGGCGGGCCATCGTGACCGCTTCGATGTTCACCTTCCCGGCGCTTCGCATCGCCCTCGCGTACGTCGGGTAGAACTTCTTCCCGTACTCGTCCACCTGCCGGTACAGGACGCGGTCGGCGGCCTCGCGGGACATCGTCGCGCCCGACGACGACGGCAGATCGTCGAGACTGAACCAAGCGGGCGTGTGCCCGCCGTCCAGGCCGGCGATGACCAGGTCGAAATAGGCGTTGACCACTTCCGTACCGGCCGCGTTGCAGTCGGTCATCGGCCGGGACCGGTCCTTGACGAATTCGGCGAGCAGGAGAACGTACCGGGAAGCGGCGTCGATCAGCGCGTCGGCTTTTTCCCGGAGCGGGTGCGCCAAGCCGGTGATCAGGCCACGGTCCTGTTCTTCCCCGTCGCTGCCCAGCTTGGTGAGTTCGAGGACCTGCGAGACGAGTTCCGCGAAATCGATCTCGAGGTGGCCGTCGTTCGCCATGAAGCGGACGAAGGTGGGGTAGAACGGTTTCCCCTTCCGCGCGAAGTCGTCCCACAGCGCGCGATCGGGCGGCGTCGTGTCCCGCCCGGGGTGGATGTGGATGTCCCCGGCGACGTGACCGGCCTGGACAACGGTGCCGGAAACGAGGCCGGTCACTTCGTTGTGGTTCACGGAGCCGCCGTCCGGTCGTGCCGGTGTCCGGCCGCTCCCACCGGCTCCCGCGTCAGGTGCTCGAGCCGCAGCGGCCAGTCCCAGCCGAACCGCTCGTCCAGCAACCCCACCAGCCGTGCCCCGTCGACCAGCTCGATCCGCCCGGTCTTCGCCGCCAGTTCCACGGCCGCCCGCGTGAACGTGCTCGCCGTGACCACGACGCCCTCGCCCAGTGACCGGACCACGTCCACCCCCACCGGCTTCTCCCGCCGGGAGACGGCCAGCACTTCCGCGCCGGTGCACACCGACCCGGCCAACCGAGAGAACTCCCGCGGACCAAGCTCGCCGAGCAGCTCTCGCCGCGCATCCACGGACGAAGGAAGCCCGATGTACCGCGCCCGGATCAGCGCCTCCGCATCATCGGTCGCGTGCGCCACCGCCGTCGGCATCGACCGCGCGTGCGCCACCAGGTACGCCTCCGTCGCCTGCAACGCCGAGTGCGGGTGGTCCGGCAGGAGATCCAGCACCCACCGGATCCCGGCCCACGGCGGCTGGTCGGTGCGGTTCGCGTAGTACGCCTCGATCCGCCGGAAGTGGGGATCGCCGTCCGTGGCGCCGGTGGCCCGGGCCGAGGCCAGCCGCGAATGGTCGTCAGGCGTGGTGCAGGCGGGCATCAGCAGGTGGCGAAGCACCAGGTCGAACTCCGCGTCCGGCCGGTCCGCCGCCGTCGCGACGAACTCGTCGCGGGTCTCGTCGTCCGGGAAGCTCCAGACCCGCTTCAGCACCGTGCTGGCCGTGCTGTCCGCGTACGCGCGCAGCTCGGCCAGCCAGGTCTCCAGGCTCGGCGAATCAGCTCTCATCGGGTCACCAGCCGCGCTCGCGCCACTCCTTCAGCTTCGCCCGCTCGGCGCCCAGCGTCGAGTCGTCGCCGTGGCCCGGGTAGAACCACGTCTCGTCCGGCAGCTCGCCGAAGATCCGCGTCTCGACGTCGTCCAGCAGCGACGCGAAGTCCTCCGGTGACGTCGTCCGCCCCACGCCGCCCGGGAAGAGGGAGTCGCCGGTGAACAGGTGGGGGTGGCCGGCCGGGTCGCGGTAGAGCAGCGCGATCGAGCCCGGGGTGTGGCCGCGCAGGTGGATCACCGACAGGGTGACCTGGCCCACCGACAGCGTGTCGCCGTGCTCGACCAGGAAGTCCGGCGGCACCGGCAGCGGCGAAGCGTCCAGCGGGTGGGCCGCCGTGTTCGCGCCGTTCGCCCCCGCGACCGCGCCCAGCGCCTGCCAGTGGTCCTGGTGCTGGTGGGTGGTGACGACCGTCTTCAGCGCCGGCCGGTCCGGGCCGTGGCCGATCAGGTCGGAGATCCGCTCCGGGTCGTTCGCCGCGTCGATGAGCAGGGCTTCGTTGTCCGCCCGGCACACCAGCAGGTACGTGTTGTTGTCCATCGGGCCGACGGACAGCTTGGTGATGGTCAGCTCGTCCAACGTGCGCCGGGTGGCGTCGCCGCCCGGGTCGACGTGCCCGGTGTAGGTGTCCACGATGTTCACCGTGCACACGGTAGTCGTTTCGCTCCAAGCGGTTCCACCCGCACGAGCGCACGGCCGCCGCGGCACGTAGGCTCACGGCGACCCCCAGCCAGCCCGACCTCAGGACGACCGTGCCCACCTCCCCGACGCCGCGCCGGATCAGCTGGGACCTCCTCCGCGTCGTCGCCGTCCTCGCGGTCATCCTCGGGCACGTCACCCACCAGGGCGCCCTGCTGCACCCCGAACTCACGGGGTACCCCTTCCGGGTGACAGCGCAGTTCGGCGCCGCGATCCTGCTGGTGATCTCCGCCTTCTTCGTTTGCGCCAGCCTCCGCAAGGGCAATCCGCGCCGGTGGCTGTGGAACCGCGTCGCGCGCCTCGTACCCGCGTACCTGGCCGCCGTCCTCGTGACCTACGTCGTGACGCGGTGGGCGGCCATCTCCTTCAGCGGCCTGCCCTACCCGCCCGGGATCACCGGGTTCCTCTTCGGGGTGCCGCAGGGGCCGCCGACGAACCCGTCGCCGTGGTACATCCCGACCTGGCTGGACCTCCTCGCCAACCTCGGCATGGTGCAGGAGTGGGGCATCCGGTCGGAGACGTTCTACTACCTCGACGGCTCCTACTGGACGCTGCCCGTCCAGCTCATGGCCTTCACCGGCGCCGCCCTGCTGTGGCCGCGGTCGTGGCGCACCCACCGGCTGACCGTCGCCCTGCTGTGGGCGCTGATCCTGGTGCCGCTCGCGCTGCGCTTCGTGGTCTTCCCGCCGGGGACGGCGAGCCCGGTCGTCGAGACGTTCTACTACGGCCTCGGCCTGCACCGGCTGCACGTCTTCGCGATCGGCGTCGCGATCTGGCTGTGGGCGCAGCACCGGCTGAAGACGTGGCACGCCGCGCTGTTCGTCTTCGCCGCGGTCGCCGCGCAGGACCTGCAGGTCTTCCCGTTCCACGTCGCGCTGGCGCAGGACGCGCTGCGCTGGCCGTCCACGATCGGGTTCGCCGTGCTCCTGCTGCTGGTCTGCCTGGCCGCCCGCGGCCCGGACTGGCGGTTCCCCGGGCTGGCGCGGATCGCCCCGGCCGTCACCTGGCTCGCGGGCATCTCGTATGGTCTTTATCTGGTGCACCAGGAACTGGGTTACATCCTGGCCCGCGCTCTGCTCGACCTCGGCCTGCCCGGCTGGCTGCGGCTGCCCGCGGTCGTCGGCGCCGCCGTGCTGGCCGGCTGGGCGGTCACCGCGGGGGTCGAACGACCGGCCCACCGGTGGCTCACCAGACGTCGAAAGCCCGAAGAACCGCAGGTCAAGGACGCGGAACCCGTTTTTGTCGGTGGTGGCTCGTAGCATGGATCGCGGCCACCCGTGCACCCTGAAACCGGGTCGGCGACCGCACTGAAGAAGACATTGAGAGGACCCTGGCGTGGCTGATCGCCTCGTTGTTCGCGGTGCCCGCGAGCACAACCTCCGCGGCGTGGATCTCGACCTGCCCCGCGACAGCCTGATCGTGTTCACCGGCCTGTCCGGGTCCGGGAAGTCGAGCCTCGCCTTCGACACCATCTTCGCCGAGGGGCAGCGGCGCTACGTCGAGTCGCTCTCGGCGTACGCCCGGCAGTTCCTCGGGCAGATGGACAAGCCGGACGTCGACTTCATCGAGGGCCTCTCGCCCGCGGTGTCGATCGACCAGAAGTCCACTTCGCGCAACCCGCGTTCGACCGTCGGCACGATCACCGAGGTCTACGACTACCTGCGTCTGCTCTACGCCCGCGCCGGCAAGGCGCACTGCCCCAAGTGCGGCGAGGCGATCAGCAAGCAGACCCCGCAGCAGATCGTCGACCAGGTGCTGGAGATGGACGAAGGCGTCCGCTTCCAGGTGCTCGCGCCGGTGGTGCGCGGGCGCAAGGGCGAGTACGTCGACCTGTTCGAGAACCTGCAGCAGCAGGGGTACGCGCGCGTGGTCGTGGACGGCACGGTCCACTCGCTGACCGACCCGCCGAAGCTGAAGAAGCAGGAAAAGCACCAGATCGGCGTGGTGATCGACCGGCTGAGCGTCAAGTCGAGCTCGCGCCAGCGCCTCACCGACTCGGTCGAGACGGCGCTGCGGCTGGCCGACGGGCTGATCGAGCTCGAGTTCGTCGACCTGCCGGAGAACGACCCGCACCGCATCCGCGGCTTCTCCGAGAACCTCGCCTGCCCCAACGGCCACCCGCTGGCGATCGAGGACCTCGAGCCCCGCTCGTTCTCCTTCAACTCGCCCTACGGCGCCTGCCCCGAGTGCACCGGCATCGGCATCCGCAAGGAGGTCGACCCGGAGCTGGTGGTCCCGGACGACGAGCTTTCGCTGGCCGAGGGCGCGATCGCGCCGTGGTCGGGCGGCCAGAGCGCGGACTACTTCATCCGCCTGCTCGAGTCGCTGTCGGAGACCATCGGCTTCCGGATGGACACGCCGTGGCGGCGCCTGCCGGCCCGCGCCCAGAAGGCCGTCTTGCACGGCGTCGACGAGCAGGTCCACGTCCGCTACAAGAACCGTTACGGGCGCCAGCGCTCGTACTACGCGGCCTTCGAGGGCGTCATCCCGTTCCTAGAGCGGCGGCAGGAGCAGACCGAGTCCGAGTACATGCGCGAGCGGTACGAGGGCTACATGCGCGAGGTGCCGTGCCCGGCCTGCCAGGGCACCCGGCTCAAGCCGGAGATCCTCGCCGTGACGCTGGCGCACAAGACCCGCGGCGACATGTCGATCGCCGAGGTCTGCGCGCTGTCCATCGCGGAGGCGTCGCAGTTCCTCGACGAGCTGGAGCTGGGGCAGCGCGAGTCGATGATCGCCGGCGCGGTGCTCAAGGAGATCCAGGCGCGGCTGCGCTTCCTGCTCGACGTCGGCCTGACGTACCTCTCGCTCGACCGCGCGTCGGCCACCCTTTCGGGTGGCGAAGCGCAGCGGATCCGGCTGGCCACGCAGATCGGCTCGGGCCTGGTCGGCGTGCTGTACGTGCTCGACGAGCCGTCGATCGGCCTGCACCAGCGCGACAACCACCGCCTGATCGAGACGCTGACCCGGCTGCGGAACCTGGGCAACACGCTGATCGTCGTCGAGCACGACGAGGACACGATCCGCTCGAGCGACTGGGTGGTCGACATCGGCCCGGGCGCGGGCGAGCACGGCGGCCACATCGTCCACAGTGGACCGTACAAGAAGCTGCTGAAGAGCAAGGAATCGCTGACCGGGCAGTACCTGTCCGGCCGCCGGAAGATCGACATCCCGGCGATCCGGCGCCCGGTCGACAAGAAGCGGCAGCTGACGGTCGTCGGCGCGCGCGAGCACAACCTGCGCGGGCTGGATGTCTCCTTCCCCCTGGGCTGCCTGGTCTCGGTGACTGGCGTCTCGGGCTCGGGCAAGTCGACGCTGGTGAACGACATCCTCGCGACGGTGCTGGCGAACAAGCTCAACGGCGCTCGCCAGGTGCCCGGCCGCCACACCCGCGTGAACGGCCTGAACAACGTCGACAAGCTGGTGCGCGTCGACCAGTCGCCGATCGGGCGGACCCCGCGGTCCAACCCGGCCACCTACACCGGCGTCTGGGACCACGTCCGCAAGCTGTTCGCGGCGACCACCGAAGCGAAGGTGCGCGGCTACCAGCAGGGCCGGTTCTCGTTCAACGTCAAGGGCGGGCGCTGCGAGGCGTGCGCCGGCGACGGCACGATCAAGATCGAGATGAACTTCCTGCCGGACGTCTACGTCCCCTGCGAGGTCTGCAAGGGCGCGCGGTACAACCGGGAAACCCTCGAGGTGCACTACAAGGGCAAGACCGTCTCGGACGTGCTCGACATGCCCATCGAGGAGGCCGCGGAGTTCTTCGAGCCGATCAAGGCCATCCACCGCCACCTGCAGACGCTGGTGGACGTCGGCCTCGGCTACGTCCGGCTCGGGCAGCCCGCGCCGACGCTGTCGGGCGGCGAGGCGCAGCGCGTCAAGCTCGCCAGCGAGCTGCAGAAGCGCTCGACCGGCAAGACGGTGTACATCCTCGACGAGCCGACCACCGGCCTGCACTTCGAGGACATCAACAAGCTGATCGGCGTGATCAACGGCCTGGTCGACAAGGGCAACTCGGTGATCGTGATCGAGCACAACCTCGACGTGATCAAGACGTCCGACTGGATCATCGACATGGGCCCCGAAGGCGGCTCAGGCGGCGGCACGGTGATCGCCGAGGGCACGCCGGAGCACGTCGCCGGCGTCGAAGGCAGCTACACGGGCGAGTTCCTGCGGACGGTCCTCACGGCCGACTGACGGCTCACCGCTCCTTCCCGGTGGTCTGGTGGACCACCGGGGAGAGCGGGCCGTAGTGCAGCGCCCGGAGCCGGAAGGCCGAGTTCTCCTCGCCGGGCAGCAGCGAGAGCGTGCACGTCGTCACGTCCGGGTCGGTCACCTCGACCGGGTCGAAGTCCGGCGCGCCCGGACGGCGGATCTCCACGAGGAACCCGGCCTCGTCCGGTGAGCGGTCGGCCCACGTGAACGTCACCGTGCCGCCCGAAGTCTCGGCGTGCAGCTCCGTCGAGACCGGGCCGGTGAACGGCTGCTCCCGGTAGTAGAACGGCGTCTCCGGGATGAGGTCCGGGTGGTGGTAGCTCGTCGTGTGCGGCGGGAGGAACCGCAGCGTCGTCCACGGGCCGGCCGGGTCGTTCGCGTACTCGACGCGGTGCCCGGCGCCGTCGTCCGGCCAGCTGAGCACCACGTCCGTCGGCGAGGTCAGGGCCGCCGTGAACGACGGCGGGGCGGCGGCACAGCCCGCGGCCAGCAATGCCACCAGCACAAGGGGTTTCACGGACACGGCGGCTCCCGGGAACGGCGGGGGCGGCGTGCGTCCAGCTTAGGAACCGGGCCCGCCCGGCGACAAGATCGTGCCGATCACCGGGACGCACCAATCCACCCTCGCGCCTGCGCCGAATCGCGCGCGATCCCGGCTGAACCGTTCCCGGCGACCGTCCGTGTTACCCGATGTCGAGGTCCGCCGGACGGCGGTGCCGCCCTCACCGAGGAGAGAAACGTCATGAACCGTTCCCGGCCGGTCGTCGCCAGCGCGGTCGCGCTCGTCGCCGTCGCCACGTTGTCCGCCTGCGGTGAGATGGCCGACGGCGCCCAAGGGCCGCAACACGGTGAGCCGGGGCACAAGATGCTCGCGGTCGCGACGATCAACGGGGTCGGGGCCGTGGTCACCGACGCCGACGGCAAGACGCTCTACCGGTTCGACAAGGACCTCTCGCAGCCGCCGACGTCCACCTGCGAGGGCGAGTGCGCGACCGCGTGGCCGCCGCTGCTCGCGGGGGTGGCCACCCCGATGCTGAAGGGCATCCAGGAGACCCAGGTCGGCACGACGACCCGCAAGGACGGCAGCAAGCAGATCACGCTCAACGGCTGGCCGCTGTACGGGTTCTCGGGCGACAAGGCGGCGGGCGAGCTGAACGGCCAGGGTGCCAACGGCACCTGGTTCGCGGTCGCCCCGGACGGCAGCAAGGTGACCGCGGGCGGCAAGGCCGGCGGCTCCGGGTACTGACCACCGACGGATTTCCGGGCAGAACGAGGAAGGACGGGCAGCCGATGAACACCATGGTCGCGCTGCGCTCGGCGCACGCACCGCCGGTGGCCCTGCGGGTTGCAGTACTGTCCTCGCCGACTCAGAACACCGTCGGGAGGACGAGGGTGGCCATAGGAGGCAGGCGGCCTAAGAAGGCCAAGGGCGAGGACTTGATTCGGCAGCTGTACGCCGAACACGGGCGGAGCCTGCTGGCCTACGCGACGAGGCTGACCGGTGATCGGGCGGCGGCCGAGGACGTGGTCCAGGAGACGCTCGTCCGAGCGTGGAAGCACGCGGACGACTTGCAGAACGACGGGAAGGGCTCGGTGCGCGGCTGGTTGCTGACCGTCGCGCGCAACCTGGTCACCGACCGGGCCCGCGCCCGGGCGGCGCGGCCCCAAGAGGTGGCCGAACCGGCCGAAGGCGTGCCGACGCCGGCCGTCGAGCGCGACCACGCCCAGGGCGTGGTCGACTCGATGACGGTGCTCGGCGCGATGGACGGCCTTTCGAACGAGCACCGAGAGGTCCTGGTGGAGATCTACTACCGGGGACGGACGGTGGCCGAAGCGGCGAGAACACTGGGCGTCGCACCGGGTACCGTGAAATCAAGGTCGTACTACGCACTGAGAGCACTGAGAGCAGCGATGATTTCGAGCGGAACGGAGGTGGCGCGATGAACTCGGTCGACGAGAGTCACACGCAGCTCGGCGCGTACGCCCTCGGCGCGCTCGACCCGGCGGAGGCGGCCGACTTCGAGCGGCGGCACCTGCAGACCTGCGCGCAGTGCCGGTTCGACCTGAACGAGCTCGTGGCGTTGCGCGAGTCGCTCGACGAGGTACCGCCCGAGGCGTTCCTCGACGGGCCGCCCGAAGGCGGGGACCTGCTGCTGCAGAAGACCCTGCGCCGGGTGCGCGACGAAGAACAGGCGGCACCCGCCACCCGGTCGACGTCGAGGCGGGGCCTGGCCCTCGTCGCGGCGGCGGTGCTGGTGGTGGCCGCGCTCGGCGGCGGTGTCCTGGTCGGACGGCAGACGGCGTCCAGCGACGTCGCGGTGCCGAGCCAGCCGACGGTGGTACCGGGGACGAAGGACGTCCGGGCGACGGACGCCTCGACCGGCGTGCAGCTGGCCGCTTCGGTGAGCCCGTTCCAGGGCTGGGTCCGGGTGAACGTCGCGGTGAAGGGCGTCCAAGCCGGGGAGAAGTGCCTGCTGCAGGTCACCACGAAGGGCGGCCAGTCGGTGACCGCCGGCAGCTGGCAGGTGTCGGAGAAGTGGGAGAGCCAGGGCTTCTCGCTCGACGGGTCCGCGCTGGTCGCGCCCGACGACGTCAAGTCGGTCGACATCGTCACGGTGGACGGCCGGAAGCTGGTCTCGGCTCAGGTGTGACGGGCTTGGCGGGCGCGAGCTACCGGTTCCGCAGCACGTGGCTGCTGCCGGGAACCGTGCCCGAGCGGGTGTTCGGCGTGGTCACCGACCTCGCCGGCTACCCGCGGTGGTGGTCGGACGTCCGCGCGGTGCGCCGCGTGGACGACGACACCGCCGAACTGGTCTGCCGGTCCCGGCTGCCGTTCCGGCTCGTCGTCCGGATGCACCGGGACCACCAGGACGAGCGCACGGGCCTGATGCGGGTCAGGCTCAGCGGCGACCTCGACGGGGTACTGGCCGGTGCGGTCCGCGCGGCGGGCGCGGGCACACTGCTGGAGATCACCCAGGAAGTCCAGGCTCGCAAGGAGTTGCTGCGGCGCCTCGACGCGGTGGCCCGGCCGCTGTTCCGCGCGAACCACGCGCTGATGATGCGGCGGGGCCACCGCGGCCTTTCTGCCTACCTCGCCTGATCACCCGGCCCCGAGCGCCCCAATGTGGCGTTGGTTGCGTCCAGCGCACCCAATGTGGCGTTCGGTGCGTCAGACGCACCGAACGCCACATTGGGGCGCTTGAGGCGGGTCAGGCGCGACCGGCGGTGCAGACCGCAGGCTCTGCGGCGGGAGCCGGAGCGGGGGCCCGGCGGGTGCGGCGCGCCAGCACCAGTGCCCCCAGCGCCACCGCGGCCACCAGGAAGCCCGCGCTGACGCCGTACGCCAGCCGGAACCCCGCCGCCAGTGCCTCCCGGTGATCGCCGCCCAGGCTCGCCGTGCGGGACGCGGCCACCGAAGCCAGAACCGCCGTGCCGATCGCCGCGCCGACCTGCTGGGTCGTGTTGATCAGGCCCGACGCCACCCCCGCGTCCGACGCCGGGACGTCGGCCATCGCCAAGCCCATCAGCGCCGGGAGCGCCGCACCCGCGCCCAGGCCCATCACCAGCAACGGCGGCAGCACGCCGGTGAAGTAGGAATCCGACACCTGCGTCAGCAGCACCAGGCCGACGATCACCAGGCCGAGCCCGGACAGCAGCACCGCCCGCGGCCCGAAGCGCGCGGTGAGCTTGTCCGCGAAGCCGAGCGAGGCCACCGCGATCACCAGCGGCACCGGCAGGAACGCGACGCCGGTGCGCAGCGCGTCGAGGCCCAGCACCTGCTGCAGGTACAACGCCGTGACGAACTGGAAGCCGAGCATGCCGGCGACCATCAGCACCATCACCAGGTTCGCGCCGGTCACCGCGCGGATCCGGAACAGCCGCAGCGGCAGCAGCGGGGTGCGCGCCTTCGCCTGCCGCAGCACGAACGCGGCCAGCAGGACGACCGCCACGGCCAGCGCGCTCCACACCGCGGACGAAATCGCGTAGACGCCGAGCATCACGGCGCCGGTGACGAGCACCGCGCCGAGCACGTCCAAGCCCGCCCGCAGGCCCGTCCCTGGCTCCGGCGAAACGACCCGGACGGCCAGCAGCAGCGCGGCCACGCCGATCGGCAGGTTGACGTAGAACGTCCAGTGCCAGCTCAGCGCCTGCGTCAGCGCGCCGCCCGCGATCAGCCCGATCGACGCGCCCGCCGCCTGCGTGAAACTGTAGACGCCGATCGCCTTCGCCCGGGCCCGCGGCTCCGGGTACATCGTGACGATCATCCCCAGCACCACGGCCGACGCGAGCGCCCCGCCGACGCCCTGGGCGAACCGCGACACGACCAGCACACCGGCGTCCGACGCGAGGCCCGCGACCAGCGAAGCCAGCGTGAACAGCGTCAGCCCGCCGAGGAAGACGCGGCGGCGGCCGAGCAGGTCGCCGAGCCGGCCGGAGATCAGGAGCAGGCCGCCGAACGCGACCAGGTAGGCGGTGACCACCCAGGCGAGCCCGGCGGGGGTGAACCCGAGGTCGGCCTGGATGGCGGGCAGCGCCACCGCGACGATGCTGCTGTCGAGCACTACCATCAGCGAGGCGGCGCACAGCACCGCCAACGCGAGGCCGCGGGAGCGGGTGGGGTGGTTCTCGGCCATGTGAGGCCCCTCCAGTCGAGTTCCCCCTGGTCGTCGCCAGGGCACTTCTTGTAACAGTGCCCATCATGTGTGACCATGGGGGCCCGCGTAAGGAGGCACTTCCATGTCCCAGGGGAACATCGGTGTACCTGTCCAGGTCACGGAGATCGACCCGGAAAAACTCGATGTCTGCACCGTGCTGGAGGTCATCAACCGCATCAGCGGGAAGTGGGCGATCGGCATCCTGCTGGAAGCCATCCGCGGGCCCGTGCGGTTCACCGAGCTGGAACGCGCGGTCAACGGGATCAGTCGCCGGATGCTGACGCTGACCCTGCGCAACCTCGAGCGCGACGGCCTGCTGCAGCGCACGATCTACCCCACGGTCCCGCCGCGGGTGGAGTACGAAGCCACGCCGATGGCCAAGGAGCTGTACCAGTCGCTGAACGGCCTGCTCGGCTGGGCGGAACGGCACCGCGACGACATCGCCGCGGCGCGCGTCGCCTACGACGTGGCCTGAAACGTGGAACGGGCCGCGGTGCGAGGTCGGGGAGACTCGCACCGCGGCCCGCGGTGGCTCGTGCTCAGCGGGGGCATGAGCACGAACGTCGAAGGGTTACTTCGCGACGGCTTCCGCCGGTTCCCGCTCTTCGTCGACCATCGTCGATTCGTCGAACGGCGCCTGCCCGGCGAACACGCGCTGCGCCTGTTCGCGGTCGAACTCCTTGGTCCAGTTTCCGATGAGGACGGTCGCGACGGCGTTGCCGGCGAAGTTCGTCAGCGCGCGGGCCTCCGACATGAACCGGTCGATGCCGAGGATGAAGCCGACGCCGTTGACCAGTTCCGGCCGGTGCGACTGCAGGCCGCTGGCCAGGGTCGCGATGCCGGAGCCGGACACGCCCGCGGCGCCCTTCGACGCGATGATCATGAAGACCAGCAGGCCGATCTGCGCGCCGATCGACAGTGGCTCGTCCTGCGCCGCGGCGATGAACAGCGTCGCCATGGTCAGGTAGATCGCGGTGCCGTCGAGGTTGAACGAGTACCCGGTGGGCACGGTGATGCCGACGACGGACTTGTCGACGCCGAGGTGCTCCATCTTCGCGATCAGCCGCGGCAGCGCCGACTCCGACGACGACGTCGACAGGATCAGCAGGAACTCGCGGCCGAGGTAGCGCAGCAGCTTCAGGATGCTGACGCGGGCGCCGAACCAGAGCACCAGCCCGAGGACCACGAACACGAACACCAGGCAGGTCGCGTAGAACCCGATCATGATCACGGCCAAGCTCTTCAACGCGGCCCAGCCGGTCGCGCCGACCACCGCGGCGATGGCGCCGAACGCGCCGATCGGGGCGGCCCACATGATCATCGCCAGGATCCGGAAGACCAGCTTCTGCAGGTGCTCGACACCGCGCAGGATCGGGGCGCCCTTCGGGCCCAGCTTCTGCAGCGCGAACCCGACGAGCAGCGCGACCAGCAGCGTCTGCAGCACTTCGCCTTCGGTGAAGGCGGAGACGAGCGTCTTCGGGATGATGCCGAGCAGGAAGTCGACCGGGCCTTCGGCGCCGGAGGCGGACTTCTGGACGCTCTTCACGTCGGCCGGGTTCAGGTGCAGCCCGGTGCCCGGGTGCAGCAGGTTGCCGACGACCAGGCCGATGGCGAGCGCGAAGGTCGACATCACGATGAAGTAGACCAGTGCCATCACACCGACCTTGCCGACCTTCGCCGCCTTCGCGACCGAGCCGACGCCGATGACGATCGTGCAGAAGATGATGGGCGAGATCATCATCTTGATCAGGTTGACGAAGCCGTCGCCGAGGGGCTTGAGGCCCTTGGCGAAGCCCGGGAAGAGGAAGCCCACCAGGATCCCGAGCAGGACCGCGACGATCACGGCCAGGTACAGGTAGTGGGTCTTGTCCCGCTTGCGCGGGGTCTCCTCGGTGGTCGGTGGGGTCGGCACCGTTGCCTCCAGCTCAGGGGTGTTCCAGGTTGCGGCACACTGTAGGCGCACTTCGGTGACCCGGCTCACTTGTGTTCATTGAGTTCGCGCGACCGTCCCGTTCGGACACCGGGGGAGCGCGTGTGCTGGTATGAGGAGGTGCCCCCGACGATGCGGTCCCGCTGGAGCCTGGCCCGCCAGCTGCTCGTGCTGCAGCTGGTCGTGCTCTGCGTGCTGGCCGGCGCCGGCAGCACGTTCGCCTACCTCGACGCGTCCCGTGCGGTGAACGAGAACGCGCGTGACCAGGTCCGCGCGGTGGCCTCGGCGGTGGCCGACGCCCCGACCGTCGCCGCCGCGGTGGCCACATCGGACCCGAGCGCGACGCTGCAGCCGTTCGCCCTGCGCGTGCAGGCCGACACCCACGTCGACTTCATCACGATCATGAGCCCGGACGGGATCCGCTACACCCACC is a genomic window of Amycolatopsis lexingtonensis containing:
- a CDS encoding fibronectin type III domain-containing protein; amino-acid sequence: MSVKPLVLVALLAAGCAAAPPSFTAALTSPTDVVLSWPDDGAGHRVEYANDPAGPWTTLRFLPPHTTSYHHPDLIPETPFYYREQPFTGPVSTELHAETSGGTVTFTWADRSPDEAGFLVEIRRPGAPDFDPVEVTDPDVTTCTLSLLPGEENSAFRLRALHYGPLSPVVHQTTGKER
- a CDS encoding anti-sigma factor family protein, translated to MNSVDESHTQLGAYALGALDPAEAADFERRHLQTCAQCRFDLNELVALRESLDEVPPEAFLDGPPEGGDLLLQKTLRRVRDEEQAAPATRSTSRRGLALVAAAVLVVAALGGGVLVGRQTASSDVAVPSQPTVVPGTKDVRATDASTGVQLAASVSPFQGWVRVNVAVKGVQAGEKCLLQVTTKGGQSVTAGSWQVSEKWESQGFSLDGSALVAPDDVKSVDIVTVDGRKLVSAQV
- a CDS encoding cation:dicarboxylate symporter family transporter encodes the protein MPTPPTTEETPRKRDKTHYLYLAVIVAVLLGILVGFLFPGFAKGLKPLGDGFVNLIKMMISPIIFCTIVIGVGSVAKAAKVGKVGVMALVYFIVMSTFALAIGLVVGNLLHPGTGLHLNPADVKSVQKSASGAEGPVDFLLGIIPKTLVSAFTEGEVLQTLLVALLVGFALQKLGPKGAPILRGVEHLQKLVFRILAMIMWAAPIGAFGAIAAVVGATGWAALKSLAVIMIGFYATCLVFVFVVLGLVLWFGARVSILKLLRYLGREFLLILSTSSSESALPRLIAKMEHLGVDKSVVGITVPTGYSFNLDGTAIYLTMATLFIAAAQDEPLSIGAQIGLLVFMIIASKGAAGVSGSGIATLASGLQSHRPELVNGVGFILGIDRFMSEARALTNFAGNAVATVLIGNWTKEFDREQAQRVFAGQAPFDESTMVDEEREPAEAVAK
- a CDS encoding SRPBCC family protein, producing MAGASYRFRSTWLLPGTVPERVFGVVTDLAGYPRWWSDVRAVRRVDDDTAELVCRSRLPFRLVVRMHRDHQDERTGLMRVRLSGDLDGVLAGAVRAAGAGTLLEITQEVQARKELLRRLDAVARPLFRANHALMMRRGHRGLSAYLA
- a CDS encoding sigma-70 family RNA polymerase sigma factor, with product MAIGGRRPKKAKGEDLIRQLYAEHGRSLLAYATRLTGDRAAAEDVVQETLVRAWKHADDLQNDGKGSVRGWLLTVARNLVTDRARARAARPQEVAEPAEGVPTPAVERDHAQGVVDSMTVLGAMDGLSNEHREVLVEIYYRGRTVAEAARTLGVAPGTVKSRSYYALRALRAAMISSGTEVAR
- a CDS encoding MFS transporter; protein product: MAENHPTRSRGLALAVLCAASLMVVLDSSIVAVALPAIQADLGFTPAGLAWVVTAYLVAFGGLLLISGRLGDLLGRRRVFLGGLTLFTLASLVAGLASDAGVLVVSRFAQGVGGALASAVVLGMIVTMYPEPRARAKAIGVYSFTQAAGASIGLIAGGALTQALSWHWTFYVNLPIGVAALLLAVRVVSPEPGTGLRAGLDVLGAVLVTGAVMLGVYAISSAVWSALAVAVVLLAAFVLRQAKARTPLLPLRLFRIRAVTGANLVMVLMVAGMLGFQFVTALYLQQVLGLDALRTGVAFLPVPLVIAVASLGFADKLTARFGPRAVLLSGLGLVIVGLVLLTQVSDSYFTGVLPPLLVMGLGAGAALPALMGLAMADVPASDAGVASGLINTTQQVGAAIGTAVLASVAASRTASLGGDHREALAAGFRLAYGVSAGFLVAAVALGALVLARRTRRAPAPAPAAEPAVCTAGRA
- a CDS encoding winged helix-turn-helix transcriptional regulator, which translates into the protein MSQGNIGVPVQVTEIDPEKLDVCTVLEVINRISGKWAIGILLEAIRGPVRFTELERAVNGISRRMLTLTLRNLERDGLLQRTIYPTVPPRVEYEATPMAKELYQSLNGLLGWAERHRDDIAAARVAYDVA